The Chloroflexota bacterium genome window below encodes:
- a CDS encoding AzlD domain-containing protein, with translation MMILLLIIGMGCVTFLLRLSFISVAGKTSMPQWLQRCLQFVPIAVLMAIIVPDLIYQQHRYQLLNNNERLIAGLVAALVAWKTNNVLLTIGTGMGLLWLLQSL, from the coding sequence ATGATGATTTTACTGCTGATTATTGGCATGGGCTGTGTGACATTTTTGCTGCGGCTCTCGTTTATTAGCGTTGCAGGCAAAACCAGCATGCCTCAATGGTTGCAACGCTGTTTGCAATTTGTGCCAATTGCCGTGCTGATGGCAATTATTGTGCCCGATTTAATCTATCAACAGCATCGTTATCAATTGCTCAACAATAATGAGCGCTTGATTGCTGGCTTGGTCGCGGCCTTGGTTGCTTGGAAAACCAATAATGTGCTGCTGACGATTGGGACGGGCATGGGTTTGTTGTGGCTGTTGCAGAGCCTGTAG
- the gatB gene encoding Asp-tRNA(Asn)/Glu-tRNA(Gln) amidotransferase subunit GatB: protein MKYTATIGLEVHAQILTKSKMFSGCNAAYASAPANSCIDEVSIGLPGTLPVVNQEAIRKAALLGLALNCEIPEYCEFSRKSYTYPDLPKAWQITMYDKPICINGELEITLGNGETKRVGITRAHLEEDTGMLQHGDETHSLVDYNRSGVPLLEIVSEPDMTTPEEARLYATKLRQILVFLGVNSGNLEEGALRVDANVSIRPEGQKEFGTKVEIKNMNSFRNLERALVYELERQEKLIRAGGTVIQETRGWDDAAGITLSQRSKEHAHDYRYFPEPDLPPLELSREWVAERRAELPELPDAKFARYLSEFGLSKQDAALLSGERETADYFEAVVAAAGAANAKPVANWITGELFRLIKDGDETLSAVATRVTPANLTSLIDVVAKGEIGSTVAKQVFEEMYRTGETPTAIINAKGLRQISDSSVLVEAAREAIAANPKVVADYKSGKLPAIKFLVGQVMRATKGQANPQVVEEALKTELDATN from the coding sequence ATGAAATATACTGCCACGATTGGGCTAGAAGTGCATGCCCAAATTCTTACCAAATCGAAAATGTTCAGCGGTTGTAACGCGGCCTATGCCAGCGCTCCCGCCAATAGCTGTATCGATGAAGTCAGCATTGGCCTACCTGGCACCTTGCCAGTGGTCAATCAAGAAGCAATTCGCAAAGCTGCGCTGCTTGGTTTGGCGCTCAATTGCGAAATCCCTGAGTATTGCGAGTTTTCGCGTAAATCGTATACCTACCCCGATTTGCCCAAGGCTTGGCAAATTACTATGTACGATAAGCCAATTTGTATCAATGGTGAGCTAGAAATTACCCTTGGCAATGGCGAAACCAAGCGGGTTGGCATCACCCGTGCCCACCTCGAAGAAGATACGGGCATGTTGCAACATGGCGATGAAACTCATTCGCTGGTCGATTACAATCGCTCTGGCGTGCCATTGCTCGAAATTGTCAGCGAACCAGATATGACCACGCCCGAAGAAGCCCGCTTGTATGCTACCAAATTACGCCAAATTTTGGTCTTTTTGGGGGTCAACAGCGGCAACCTCGAAGAAGGCGCATTACGGGTTGATGCCAACGTTTCAATTCGGCCTGAAGGCCAAAAGGAATTTGGCACCAAGGTCGAGATCAAAAATATGAACTCGTTCCGCAACCTTGAGCGGGCTTTGGTTTACGAATTGGAACGCCAAGAAAAGCTGATTCGCGCCGGCGGCACGGTTATTCAAGAAACTCGTGGTTGGGACGATGCCGCAGGGATCACCTTGAGCCAACGCTCCAAGGAACACGCCCACGACTATCGCTACTTCCCCGAGCCAGATTTGCCGCCGCTGGAATTGAGCCGCGAATGGGTCGCCGAGCGTCGCGCTGAGTTGCCCGAACTGCCTGATGCTAAATTTGCCCGCTATCTCAGCGAATTTGGCTTATCCAAGCAGGATGCCGCCTTGTTGAGCGGCGAACGCGAAACCGCCGATTATTTCGAAGCGGTTGTTGCCGCTGCTGGCGCTGCCAACGCCAAGCCAGTCGCCAACTGGATCACTGGCGAGTTATTCCGTTTGATCAAAGATGGCGATGAAACGCTCAGTGCTGTGGCAACACGAGTTACGCCTGCCAACCTCACCAGCTTGATCGACGTGGTTGCTAAAGGCGAAATCGGCAGCACCGTCGCCAAGCAAGTCTTTGAGGAAATGTATCGGACTGGCGAAACCCCAACTGCGATCATCAACGCCAAAGGCTTGCGCCAAATTAGCGATAGCAGCGTTTTGGTCGAAGCTGCCCGCGAGGCGATCGCCGCTAATCCCAAAGTGGTTGCTGATTACAAGAGTGGCAAATTGCCAGCGATCAAGTTCTTGGTTGGTCAGGTGATGCGGGCAACCAAAGGCCAAGCCAACCCGCAAGTCGTCGAAGAAGCGCTTAAAACCGAGCTTGATGCCACAAATTAA
- a CDS encoding DUF790 family protein, with product MSFTPADFKYTSRSGELGRQLYPHQLRDDRYLAAIDYAIGYYEQMLGRARREFEAATLLEFFGDPKLARGLVACLSQTYRWHQPQLAEVLDQTTCAQLVERGLRNSADFRALLYAHANQTHGFILPSERWPAVSQLAAELGLTPSQFERLLYLDDEQEALLVRSAERPEPSAIVALYNFHSLETGLRNCRSLQLRLDGDINALAVSAHNLAQRYNLRYELSEPEDCMATFVTLTLHGAKDALGNWTRTGRRIARCALRLLAAHPNAASEGLIQVHMQGKNSLIKLAKRELTVLGGTARQQPDNLGDSWETTLEQQFSQAWSRLVSKGQNAGWRIRRDPVPFSLAHRLLVPDFIAQRGSERIPIFVPATEAMAASLAQRLVGQPKVLVVIAKSYQNLLRNCQIAKVIYQTTPDMLMVLAQLEQLAPVQAPLDRWSRLALRFDQAGFVAETELLEILECRNPVEIGLALRGWREGTAQYVPNLGLFTPQKLRELGSMLGKAA from the coding sequence ATGTCATTTACACCAGCCGATTTCAAATATACGAGCCGCAGCGGTGAGCTTGGCCGTCAACTCTATCCGCATCAATTGCGTGATGATCGCTATTTGGCAGCGATTGATTATGCGATTGGCTATTATGAGCAGATGCTTGGCCGTGCGCGGCGTGAATTTGAAGCCGCCACCTTGCTGGAGTTTTTTGGCGATCCCAAGTTGGCACGCGGCTTAGTAGCCTGTTTAAGCCAAACCTATCGCTGGCATCAGCCGCAATTGGCCGAAGTGCTCGATCAAACAACGTGCGCCCAATTGGTTGAACGCGGCTTACGCAATTCAGCCGATTTTCGGGCCTTGCTATATGCCCATGCCAATCAAACCCATGGCTTCATTTTGCCAAGCGAACGTTGGCCTGCGGTAAGCCAACTAGCCGCTGAATTAGGATTAACACCCAGCCAATTTGAGCGGTTGCTCTACCTTGATGATGAGCAAGAGGCCTTGTTGGTGCGCAGCGCCGAACGCCCAGAACCAAGCGCGATCGTGGCTTTATACAATTTTCATTCGCTCGAAACTGGCTTGCGCAACTGTCGTTCGTTACAACTACGGCTTGATGGCGATATTAATGCTTTGGCCGTTTCAGCCCATAATTTAGCCCAACGCTATAACCTGCGCTACGAATTAAGCGAACCAGAAGACTGCATGGCGACATTTGTAACTCTGACTTTACATGGAGCCAAAGATGCCCTGGGCAATTGGACGCGCACAGGCCGCCGAATTGCCCGTTGTGCCTTGCGTTTACTGGCGGCGCATCCCAATGCGGCCAGCGAAGGCCTGATTCAGGTGCATATGCAGGGTAAAAATAGCCTAATCAAACTGGCCAAGCGCGAGTTGACGGTGCTTGGTGGCACTGCTCGTCAGCAACCAGACAATCTCGGCGATAGCTGGGAAACCACGCTTGAACAGCAATTTAGCCAAGCCTGGAGCCGCTTGGTTAGCAAAGGCCAAAATGCAGGCTGGCGAATTCGGCGTGATCCTGTGCCATTTAGTTTGGCTCATCGGCTACTTGTGCCCGATTTCATTGCCCAACGCGGTAGCGAACGCATTCCGATCTTTGTGCCTGCGACCGAAGCGATGGCAGCGAGTTTGGCGCAACGCTTGGTTGGTCAACCAAAGGTTTTGGTTGTGATTGCCAAGAGCTATCAAAACCTCTTGCGCAATTGCCAGATTGCCAAAGTAATCTATCAAACCACGCCTGATATGCTGATGGTGCTCGCCCAACTCGAACAACTTGCTCCAGTTCAAGCCCCATTAGATCGCTGGAGTCGCCTAGCATTGCGCTTCGATCAAGCAGGATTTGTAGCCGAAACCGAGCTTTTAGAAATTTTGGAATGCCGTAATCCTGTTGAAATTGGCTTAGCGCTGCGTGGTTGGCGCGAAGGCACAGCCCAGTACGTACCCAATCTTGGCCTATTTACGCCGCAAAAACTGCGTGAATTAGGTAGTATGCTTGGCAAAGCCGCCTAG
- a CDS encoding N-acetylmuramoyl-L-alanine amidase translates to MKRWSLIVGTLFVVGCSDAAILVEAPKPAAVQQIAIATSAPTRVVPTATPAPSATPAPPTETPVPQPPRVGIQVGHWQTEDLPDDLAKFRTSTGAFVNGITESDVNLPVAEQVKALLEAEGITVDLLPATVPVAYKADAFISIHADGSTSTSSRGFKMATPWRASEASLLLLDSLVSEYAAGTDMPQDSAITANMRGYYAFSWRRHRNAIAPTTPAVIVEMGFLTNPTDRAFMLNQSDVIAQSIANGLLRYLELHDPNDLEALRVIEYAIQRPKTADVTVHSAPDTEARVLHTLEEDQRFMPFRQRDGWYEGFVRGSSNIVGWVQVSAMQGTSDQLPPPTDR, encoded by the coding sequence ATGAAACGCTGGTCATTGATTGTTGGCACTTTGTTCGTTGTAGGCTGTAGCGATGCTGCTATACTTGTTGAAGCTCCCAAACCTGCTGCAGTGCAGCAAATCGCGATCGCCACCAGCGCCCCGACCAGGGTTGTGCCGACAGCGACTCCAGCACCAAGTGCGACCCCAGCCCCGCCAACTGAAACACCCGTGCCCCAACCACCACGGGTCGGAATTCAAGTTGGCCATTGGCAAACCGAAGATTTACCCGATGATTTGGCTAAATTTCGCACCTCAACTGGCGCATTCGTCAATGGCATTACCGAATCGGATGTGAACTTGCCAGTTGCCGAGCAAGTTAAAGCCTTGCTTGAGGCCGAGGGGATTACGGTCGATCTGTTGCCTGCGACCGTGCCAGTTGCCTACAAAGCCGATGCTTTTATCTCGATTCATGCCGATGGTTCGACCAGCACCAGCAGTCGCGGCTTCAAAATGGCCACTCCTTGGCGAGCCTCTGAAGCCAGTTTATTATTGCTCGATAGTTTAGTTAGCGAATATGCCGCTGGCACTGATATGCCTCAAGATTCGGCGATTACCGCCAATATGCGCGGCTACTATGCCTTTAGTTGGCGACGACATCGCAACGCGATCGCCCCAACCACCCCAGCCGTGATCGTTGAAATGGGCTTTTTGACCAATCCCACGGATCGAGCGTTTATGCTCAATCAATCAGATGTAATTGCTCAGAGCATCGCCAATGGCTTGCTGCGCTACCTCGAACTGCACGATCCCAATGATTTAGAAGCGTTGCGAGTGATTGAATATGCGATTCAGCGCCCCAAAACTGCCGACGTGACCGTGCATTCAGCGCCTGATACCGAAGCGCGGGTGTTGCATACGCTGGAAGAAGATCAACGTTTTATGCCATTTCGCCAGCGTGATGGCTGGTATGAGGGTTTTGTGCGCGGTAGCTCCAATATTGTTGGCTGGGTGCAAGTCAGCGCGATGCAGGGCACAAGCGACCAATTGCCACCACCAACCGATCGCTGA
- a CDS encoding BtrH N-terminal domain-containing protein, translated as MLAIKPFIGQHCETTTTGTLLYQQGIELSEPLLFGLGEGLSFIFWHMKSMPMPFIGGRVKPDQLTETLAKRLNLKLERQETSSPAKAWAIVKNGLDQGQVVGLKLDCFYLEYFSNPIHFAGHYVAIYGYDHDQAYLVDTQQQGSTVQTSLESLAQARAAKGSMASKSMAYTLKPQGSYDLAQAVRQAIINNAQAYLNPPITNVSYKGIRKASAALQPWFESSANIEYDFCTTALLMERAGTGGSLFRKLYRDFLAEASTIIVASQLRQAESSFTTISENWHEVANLLDQAGKQHNLGAIQQASRLMNQIAEQEYTAMQHLATL; from the coding sequence ATGCTGGCAATCAAACCATTTATCGGCCAACATTGTGAAACGACCACCACTGGAACCTTGCTCTATCAACAAGGCATCGAGCTTTCTGAGCCGTTGCTGTTTGGACTGGGCGAAGGCCTAAGTTTCATCTTTTGGCACATGAAATCAATGCCGATGCCCTTTATCGGCGGACGAGTCAAGCCTGATCAACTAACCGAAACCCTTGCCAAACGACTCAACCTCAAGCTTGAACGCCAAGAAACCAGCTCGCCAGCCAAAGCTTGGGCGATCGTCAAAAATGGGCTTGATCAAGGCCAGGTCGTTGGCTTGAAACTCGATTGCTTCTATCTCGAATATTTTAGCAATCCAATTCATTTTGCTGGCCATTATGTGGCGATCTACGGCTATGATCACGATCAAGCTTATTTAGTTGATACCCAGCAACAGGGTAGCACGGTGCAAACATCGTTAGAAAGTTTGGCCCAAGCGCGGGCAGCCAAAGGCTCGATGGCCTCAAAAAGCATGGCTTATACCCTAAAACCCCAGGGCAGTTATGATTTGGCTCAAGCAGTGCGTCAAGCAATCATCAATAATGCCCAAGCGTATCTCAACCCGCCAATTACCAACGTAAGCTACAAAGGCATTCGTAAAGCGAGCGCCGCCTTACAGCCATGGTTTGAATCAAGCGCCAATATTGAGTATGATTTTTGCACCACAGCCCTGTTGATGGAACGAGCCGGAACGGGCGGCTCGCTGTTTCGCAAGCTGTATCGTGATTTTTTGGCCGAGGCCAGCACAATCATCGTTGCCTCACAGTTACGTCAAGCTGAATCAAGCTTCACCACGATTAGCGAGAACTGGCATGAAGTTGCAAATTTGCTCGATCAAGCGGGCAAACAGCACAATCTTGGGGCAATTCAACAGGCTAGTCGGCTGATGAACCAAATCGCCGAACAAGAATATACAGCGATGCAACACCTAGCAACGCTATAA
- a CDS encoding AzlC family ABC transporter permease has protein sequence MHSISASFRAGIRAFLPIAVGIIPFALISGIAAMSVGLSIPQAIAMSMIVFAGSAQLVAMQLLAEHTPMLLIILTTLIINLRFVMYSASLADHLAQLKRRWKLLSAYLLTDQAYALAISLYQRKPHMHYKPWFYLGAAISMWITWQIGAVVGMFVGQQFPASWQLDFTIPLTFIALAMPAIKNRRLAAVALCAAIMAGATAMLPYKLGLVLSVLVGVGLGLYLEGRQA, from the coding sequence ATGCACTCAATTTCTGCTAGCTTTCGCGCTGGAATTCGCGCGTTTTTGCCGATTGCCGTGGGGATTATCCCATTTGCCTTGATTTCGGGCATTGCCGCAATGAGTGTTGGCTTATCGATTCCCCAAGCTATTGCCATGTCGATGATTGTGTTTGCTGGCTCGGCTCAGTTGGTGGCGATGCAGCTCTTGGCTGAGCATACCCCGATGCTCTTGATCATCCTGACGACCCTGATTATTAATTTGCGCTTTGTGATGTATAGCGCCTCATTGGCCGACCACTTGGCTCAATTGAAGCGGCGCTGGAAGTTGCTTAGTGCCTATTTGCTGACTGATCAGGCTTATGCTTTGGCGATTAGCCTCTATCAGCGCAAACCCCACATGCACTACAAACCATGGTTTTACCTTGGCGCGGCAATCAGTATGTGGATTACTTGGCAAATTGGGGCGGTAGTTGGGATGTTCGTTGGCCAGCAATTTCCGGCCAGTTGGCAACTCGATTTCACAATTCCACTGACCTTTATTGCTTTGGCTATGCCTGCGATCAAAAATCGCCGCTTGGCGGCGGTGGCCCTTTGCGCCGCGATTATGGCAGGAGCCACGGCTATGTTGCCCTATAAATTGGGCTTGGTGTTGAGTGTTTTGGTGGGGGTTGGGCTTGGTTTATACCTTGAAGGGCGGCAGGCATGA
- a CDS encoding response regulator transcription factor → MQTIQTLVVEDHPALRAAMVAGLQATKEITVIGEAGSGEDAIEWCAQHTPQAILMDVALASQLNGIQAAVIIRREHPRIPVVFYSIQDDDAYYRDFQRSGILSHYAYVRKSNYLLPAMVAPLLRDAFQGRAFIDPDIASRVQEVRHRDEQSALDLLEPAEREVMTLVAHGFTNDQIAQRLGFRDARAVSRINGQIYTAWGLNENTTDEKVARTRATIIFYERQLIVWDEEGRGRAYMPDGQWQARWND, encoded by the coding sequence ATGCAGACAATCCAAACATTGGTGGTTGAAGATCATCCGGCATTGCGGGCGGCGATGGTTGCTGGGTTGCAGGCTACCAAAGAGATAACCGTGATCGGCGAGGCTGGTAGCGGCGAGGATGCAATTGAATGGTGTGCTCAACATACGCCGCAAGCTATTTTGATGGATGTGGCCTTGGCCAGTCAACTCAATGGCATTCAAGCAGCAGTGATTATTCGCCGTGAGCATCCGCGGATTCCGGTGGTGTTTTATTCGATCCAAGATGATGATGCCTATTATCGCGATTTCCAGCGTTCGGGCATTCTAAGCCACTATGCGTATGTGCGCAAAAGCAACTACTTACTACCAGCGATGGTTGCCCCGCTGCTGCGCGATGCCTTTCAAGGCCGAGCCTTTATCGATCCCGATATTGCTAGCCGAGTGCAAGAAGTTCGCCACCGCGATGAGCAATCGGCGCTTGATTTGCTTGAGCCAGCCGAGCGCGAAGTGATGACCTTGGTGGCCCATGGCTTTACCAATGATCAAATTGCCCAGCGCTTGGGTTTTCGTGATGCCCGCGCAGTTAGCCGCATCAATGGCCAAATTTATACAGCCTGGGGCTTGAATGAAAATACGACTGATGAAAAAGTGGCGCGTACTCGGGCAACGATTATTTTTTACGAGCGTCAACTGATTGTCTGGGATGAAGAAGGACGCGGGCGGGCCTATATGCCCGATGGTCAGTGGCAAGCACGCTGGAACGATTAA
- the pulA gene encoding pullulanase-type alpha-1,6-glucosidase: MLDQSVVEEQPSVGQLDRLRAYWVRRDTIVWNIHALPNARYELHYSLDGSLELTPQGIQHGMVLPLERDPLGLDSALVAAFPHLQGLPVLRLAPEHHDLVATILRGQVAVQAYHADDQSLIDATALQIPGVLDDLYHYTGELGVSFDEQKRPILRLWAPTARSVSLLLYADSAKGTRAIRSGMTFDPQTGVWSIVGKPSWKNQFYRFLVDVFVPSTGQFEQNSVTDPYSLSLSTNSQHSQIVDLQSQRLKPKGWSKLAKPSLAQPTDIVLYELHVRDFSITDSSVPAELRGTYKAFSQVESNGMQHLQRLAKAGVSHVHLLPVFDIATIEEHRPDRTRIDFDYLASLPADSTEQQAYLFPIRDHDGFNWGYDPRHYTTPEGSYSTDPDGSTRIYEFREMVQALNQIGLRVVMDVVYNHTHSSGQASCAVLDRIVPGYYHRLDADGNVCNSTCCANTASEQHMMEKLMLDSLRTWAVDYKVDGFRFDLMGHHLKRNLLAIRAMLDNLTLAEHGVDGKAIYLYGEGWNFGEVADGARGENASQHAMAGTGIGTFSDRLRDAARGGGPFVGFQVQGFATGLLDRPNLYEQRAFVERHYQVAVLSDVVRLSLAGNLAEYPMLSCEGQQTLGGHLYINGKPAAYGLRPDDHIAYVSAHDNETLFDGVQVKAPPESPMAERVRMHNLALSLVALAQGIPFFHAGDELLRSKSLDRNSYNSSDWFNRIDWTGQQNTWGSGLPPSADNHEHWATVGPLLANPALKPTPKDMAFSYAHFQTMLQIRRSSGLFRLNRAELIKQKVWFPNTGPDQVVGLVLMVLDDGVGEQCDAQFSRIVVAFNGSHHDLSYSDASFGHYNLQLHPLLANSYDSVLAQASFDRNLGSISVPGFSCVVWVEYR, from the coding sequence ATGCTTGATCAATCTGTTGTTGAAGAGCAGCCCAGCGTCGGGCAGCTTGACCGGCTGCGGGCGTATTGGGTGCGTCGCGATACGATTGTTTGGAATATTCATGCGCTCCCCAATGCTCGCTATGAGTTGCATTATTCGCTTGATGGTTCGTTGGAGCTAACGCCGCAGGGAATTCAGCATGGCATGGTTTTGCCGCTCGAACGTGATCCCTTGGGCTTAGATTCGGCGTTGGTAGCGGCTTTTCCCCATTTGCAAGGCTTGCCAGTGTTGCGCCTTGCCCCTGAACACCACGACTTGGTTGCGACAATATTGCGTGGTCAAGTGGCGGTGCAGGCCTATCACGCTGATGATCAGAGTTTGATCGATGCGACGGCGTTGCAAATTCCAGGGGTGCTTGATGATTTGTATCACTACACTGGCGAGCTTGGGGTGAGTTTCGATGAGCAGAAACGCCCGATTTTGCGCTTGTGGGCACCAACCGCTCGTTCGGTTAGCCTGTTGCTCTACGCCGATTCGGCCAAGGGAACTCGCGCAATTCGCAGTGGAATGACGTTTGACCCTCAGACTGGAGTTTGGAGCATCGTTGGCAAGCCCAGTTGGAAGAACCAGTTTTATCGATTTTTGGTCGATGTGTTTGTGCCGAGTACTGGCCAATTTGAGCAAAATAGCGTCACTGATCCCTATTCGTTGAGTTTATCGACCAATAGCCAACATTCGCAAATTGTTGATCTGCAAAGCCAACGCCTCAAACCCAAAGGTTGGAGCAAACTCGCCAAGCCAAGCCTAGCCCAACCCACCGATATTGTGCTCTACGAGCTGCATGTGCGTGATTTTTCGATCACCGATTCGAGTGTGCCAGCTGAGTTGCGTGGCACCTACAAAGCCTTTAGCCAAGTTGAATCGAATGGCATGCAACATCTGCAGCGGCTGGCTAAGGCCGGGGTGAGCCATGTGCACTTGCTGCCAGTCTTTGATATTGCCACCATTGAAGAACATCGACCTGATCGCACGCGAATTGATTTTGACTATTTAGCCAGTTTGCCTGCTGATTCGACTGAGCAGCAAGCCTATCTTTTTCCAATTCGCGATCATGATGGCTTCAATTGGGGCTATGACCCGCGCCATTACACTACGCCCGAAGGCTCGTATAGTACCGATCCCGATGGCTCAACGCGAATCTACGAGTTTCGCGAGATGGTGCAAGCGCTGAATCAGATTGGGCTGCGGGTGGTGATGGATGTGGTTTACAATCACACCCATTCGAGTGGCCAAGCCAGTTGCGCCGTGCTCGATCGAATTGTGCCAGGCTACTATCATCGCTTGGATGCTGATGGCAATGTTTGCAACAGCACCTGCTGCGCTAACACCGCCAGCGAACAGCATATGATGGAAAAATTAATGCTCGATTCGCTGCGCACATGGGCTGTCGATTATAAAGTTGATGGCTTTCGCTTCGATTTGATGGGCCATCATCTAAAACGCAATCTGTTGGCAATTCGCGCGATGCTCGATAATTTGACGTTGGCTGAGCATGGCGTTGATGGCAAAGCGATCTATTTGTATGGTGAGGGCTGGAATTTTGGTGAGGTTGCCGACGGCGCACGCGGCGAAAATGCCTCGCAACATGCCATGGCTGGCACGGGCATTGGCACCTTCAGCGATCGTTTGCGTGATGCGGCGCGGGGTGGCGGCCCATTTGTCGGTTTTCAAGTGCAGGGCTTTGCCACAGGCTTGCTTGATCGGCCTAATCTGTACGAGCAGCGGGCGTTTGTTGAGCGCCATTACCAAGTTGCCGTGCTGAGCGATGTGGTACGGCTGAGTTTGGCAGGCAATTTGGCCGAATATCCAATGCTCAGTTGCGAAGGCCAACAAACTTTGGGCGGCCACTTGTATATCAATGGCAAACCAGCAGCCTATGGTTTACGCCCTGATGATCATATTGCCTATGTTTCAGCCCACGATAATGAAACCCTGTTTGATGGAGTGCAAGTCAAAGCGCCGCCCGAATCGCCAATGGCCGAGCGGGTGCGTATGCACAATTTGGCCTTGAGTTTGGTGGCTTTAGCCCAAGGAATTCCCTTTTTTCATGCTGGCGATGAGTTGCTGCGCTCAAAATCGCTGGATCGCAATAGCTACAACTCCAGCGATTGGTTTAACCGCATCGATTGGACGGGCCAGCAGAACACTTGGGGTTCGGGCTTGCCGCCCTCGGCGGATAACCATGAACATTGGGCCACGGTTGGGCCGTTGTTAGCCAACCCTGCACTCAAGCCAACCCCTAAGGATATGGCATTCAGCTATGCCCATTTCCAAACCATGCTACAAATTCGGCGTAGCTCAGGCTTGTTTCGTTTGAACAGGGCTGAATTGATCAAACAAAAAGTCTGGTTTCCCAATACTGGGCCTGATCAAGTGGTCGGTTTGGTGCTGATGGTGCTTGATGATGGGGTTGGCGAGCAGTGTGATGCACAATTTAGCCGAATTGTGGTAGCTTTCAATGGCTCGCATCATGATTTGAGTTATAGCGATGCCAGTTTTGGTCATTACAATTTGCAACTGCACCCCTTGCTAGCAAATAGCTATGATTCAGTGCTGGCGCAGGCGAGCTTTGATCGCAATCTTGGCAGCATCAGCGTGCCGGGGTTTAGCTGTGTGGTGTGGGTCGAATATCGCTAA